The Chthoniobacterales bacterium genome includes a window with the following:
- the rmuC gene encoding DNA recombination protein RmuC, with product MNSTFALLFAAGCVTGAVILWLILRARHRGETQLAEERLSAKETRLCELQVELARWTTEATQNRLELQSEKIARAGFEQAAAEVPALRSLLETFRSESAQQREKLADMEARFETERAGFLEKQKLLNEAQTQMADAFKALSAEALRTNNQSFLELASTKLTQFQDAAKADLEKRQTAIDQLVLPVKESLGKFDTQIQELEKARVGAYEVLRDQVKSLGEGQTLLRSEAANLVKALGTPRVRGRWGEIQLKRVVEMAGMLDHCDFQEQQSVTNDENARLRPDLIARLPGGKNVVVDAKAPLAAYLEAMECEDDAARLLKLKEHARHIRDHIKALSAKSYWDQFQPAPELVVLFIPGEMFYSAALQIDPTLIETGINERVILATPTTLIALLKAFAYGWRQENLAENCQKISEQARELYKRIQVLGTHFNSIGKNLQHAVNAYNQTANSLESRLLVTARKFQDLDVATSEKEIDPALIVEAIPRTTEDRPLL from the coding sequence ATGAATTCCACCTTCGCGCTTCTCTTCGCCGCCGGCTGCGTTACAGGCGCCGTCATCCTTTGGCTTATCCTGCGCGCCCGCCATCGCGGTGAAACTCAGCTTGCCGAGGAACGTCTTTCCGCCAAGGAAACCCGGCTCTGCGAACTCCAGGTGGAACTCGCCCGCTGGACCACCGAGGCGACTCAGAATCGACTCGAACTCCAATCGGAAAAAATCGCCCGCGCGGGCTTCGAGCAGGCCGCAGCCGAGGTCCCGGCGCTCCGCAGTTTGCTCGAGACATTCCGCTCCGAGTCGGCTCAACAGCGCGAAAAACTCGCCGACATGGAAGCCCGCTTCGAGACCGAACGTGCCGGTTTTCTGGAAAAGCAGAAGCTCCTCAACGAGGCCCAGACTCAGATGGCCGACGCCTTCAAGGCACTCTCCGCCGAGGCGTTGCGGACGAACAATCAATCGTTTCTCGAACTGGCCTCCACGAAACTCACCCAGTTTCAGGACGCCGCAAAGGCCGACTTGGAGAAACGCCAGACCGCCATCGACCAGCTCGTGCTCCCGGTGAAAGAGTCGCTCGGGAAATTCGACACTCAGATTCAAGAGCTCGAAAAAGCCCGCGTCGGCGCCTACGAAGTCCTCCGCGACCAGGTGAAATCGCTCGGCGAAGGCCAGACGCTCCTCCGCTCCGAGGCCGCGAATCTGGTGAAAGCCCTCGGCACCCCGCGCGTTCGCGGACGCTGGGGCGAGATCCAGCTCAAACGCGTCGTCGAGATGGCCGGGATGCTCGACCATTGCGATTTTCAGGAGCAGCAAAGCGTCACCAACGACGAAAACGCCCGGCTCCGGCCCGACCTCATCGCGCGTCTGCCCGGCGGAAAAAACGTCGTCGTCGACGCCAAAGCCCCGCTCGCCGCCTACCTCGAAGCCATGGAATGCGAGGACGATGCCGCCCGTTTGCTCAAGCTGAAGGAGCACGCGCGCCACATTCGCGACCACATCAAGGCGCTCTCGGCCAAGTCGTATTGGGACCAATTTCAGCCCGCGCCCGAGCTCGTCGTGCTCTTCATTCCAGGCGAAATGTTTTACAGCGCCGCGCTCCAGATCGATCCGACTTTGATCGAAACCGGCATCAACGAGCGGGTCATCCTCGCCACGCCGACCACGCTCATCGCCCTGCTCAAGGCCTTTGCCTACGGCTGGCGCCAGGAAAATCTGGCCGAGAATTGCCAGAAAATCAGCGAGCAGGCGCGGGAACTTTACAAACGCATCCAAGTCCTCGGAACGCACTTCAACTCGATTGGCAAAAACCTCCAGCACGCGGTCAACGCCTATAACCAGACTGCCAACTCCCTTGAAAGCCGATTGCTGGTGACAGCGCGCAAGTTCCAAGACCTTGACGTGGCGACCAGCGAGAAAGAAATCGACCCGGCATTGATCGTGGAAGCCATCCCGAGGACCACAGAAGATCGTCCGCTGCTTTAA
- a CDS encoding GspE/PulE family protein yields the protein MTLIEPLTRVAVESNCGDPEACRVALREAATQQKSLVATVLDGKLADETPFLQGVAGWLKMPWWSENLETISAPLRDRIPARLALRHRVVPVKHEADGLTLVTFDPFDLLARQTVARAVEEPVHWAMATRTQILQTLRQGYGIGAETFEEIMEGRDVEDMALDMREETQVLDLDDSEASVVKFVNQILREALEERATDIHVEPLQDDLQIRYRIDGVLHEIPVPPKIKVLQASVISRLKIMAHLDIAERRLPQDGRIPLELEGKPIDVRVATIPSVSGESVSLRLLGQEQFDFRKLGLDEASEAKIRALLAMPNGIILVTGPTGCGKSTSLYTFLSSLNTKERRIVTIEDPVEHKISGVIQIAVKPEIDLTFARGLRAILRGDPNVIMVGEMRDVETTEIAIRGALTGHLVFSTLHTNDAIGGITRLIDMGVEAFLVAASVRCFIAQRLVRRLCPFCKKPATHSHAYLAQVGFPMDHADHIFSANGCDRCRHTGYEGRTAIFEIAMVTERMQDLITQRKSAATMKSLAIEEGMVPLRRFGWEKVIDGTTTVEEVLRVTTADVDVLDE from the coding sequence ATGACTTTGATCGAACCTCTTACGCGAGTTGCAGTGGAATCCAACTGCGGCGACCCCGAGGCCTGCCGTGTGGCATTACGTGAGGCGGCGACCCAGCAAAAATCCCTCGTGGCCACCGTTCTCGATGGCAAACTGGCCGATGAAACCCCATTTCTCCAAGGCGTCGCGGGCTGGCTCAAAATGCCGTGGTGGAGCGAAAATCTGGAAACGATTTCCGCTCCTTTGCGTGATCGGATTCCCGCCCGGCTCGCCTTGCGGCATCGCGTGGTGCCGGTGAAACACGAGGCCGACGGGTTGACTTTGGTCACATTTGACCCCTTTGATTTGCTGGCCCGCCAGACGGTGGCGCGGGCCGTGGAGGAGCCGGTGCATTGGGCCATGGCGACGCGGACGCAGATTTTGCAGACGCTGCGCCAGGGTTACGGCATTGGAGCGGAGACGTTTGAGGAGATCATGGAGGGCCGCGATGTGGAGGACATGGCCCTGGACATGCGCGAGGAAACGCAGGTGCTGGACCTCGACGACAGCGAGGCCTCGGTGGTGAAATTTGTGAACCAAATCCTGCGCGAAGCCCTCGAGGAACGCGCCACGGACATTCACGTGGAGCCGCTCCAGGACGATCTCCAGATCCGCTATCGCATCGACGGCGTGCTCCACGAAATTCCCGTGCCGCCGAAGATCAAAGTGCTCCAGGCGTCGGTCATTTCGCGTCTGAAAATCATGGCGCATCTCGACATCGCGGAGCGCCGTCTGCCGCAGGATGGCCGCATTCCATTGGAACTCGAGGGCAAGCCGATCGATGTTCGTGTGGCCACGATTCCGTCGGTCTCGGGCGAGAGCGTGAGCCTGCGTTTGCTGGGGCAGGAGCAATTTGATTTTCGGAAACTGGGCCTGGACGAGGCGAGCGAGGCCAAGATTCGCGCGCTGCTGGCGATGCCAAATGGGATCATCCTCGTCACCGGACCGACCGGTTGCGGCAAATCGACTTCGCTTTACACTTTTCTCAGCAGCCTGAACACGAAGGAACGGCGCATCGTTACCATCGAGGACCCGGTCGAGCACAAGATTTCTGGCGTCATCCAGATCGCGGTGAAACCCGAGATCGACCTGACGTTTGCGCGCGGGTTGCGGGCGATTCTGCGCGGCGATCCGAACGTCATCATGGTCGGAGAAATGCGCGACGTGGAGACGACCGAGATCGCCATCCGGGGCGCGCTCACGGGTCACTTGGTCTTCAGCACGCTGCACACAAACGATGCCATCGGCGGCATCACGCGTCTGATTGACATGGGAGTCGAGGCGTTTCTGGTCGCGGCCTCGGTGCGCTGCTTTATCGCGCAACGTCTGGTGCGTCGGCTCTGTCCGTTTTGCAAAAAACCTGCGACCCACTCCCATGCGTATCTGGCCCAGGTCGGATTTCCGATGGATCACGCGGACCATATTTTCTCGGCGAACGGTTGCGACCGCTGCCGGCACACTGGTTACGAGGGACGCACGGCGATTTTTGAAATTGCGATGGTCACCGAGCGGATGCAGGACTTGATCACGCAACGAAAATCGGCGGCGACGATGAAGAGTCTGGCGATCGAGGAAGGCATGGTGCCGTTGCGCCGGTTTGGCTGGGAAAAAGTGATCGACGGCACGACCACAGTCGAAGAAGTGTTGCGCGTGACTACGGCGGATGTGGACGTTCTCGACGAATAG
- a CDS encoding type II secretion system F family protein translates to MPKFAYEAVKTTGERIAGEFEVASKAEAYKRLDREKLQPISLKQLGAVESNSDGKKTAGVAVESSGPIRLSRKQIIIFTEEMGDLLEAGLQLEPALRIMEEREEASSIKRVTASLRQQVRDGVSFSTALRNSSASFGDLYCNLVSAGELSGALPQILRRQSQYLIAMDELQSRVVQALIYPAFIFLAGIALLFVFMTVLVPQLTVLFKKTDRGLPLVTSLLIAVSDFFVHYWWAMLIVMAAGIYGFLHYIQRDEGKLWWHRAQLRMPLVGNVLTSRYYTQFSQTMANLLGNGVPLLSALKLMNAATGNVFLRGLMTRVVDIVGEGGSLTRAMKRVGGFPPLFLDMVAVGEQTGDMASSLEKAGNRYDKELTKKIQRLTALIQPVVIFVMAILVGVVAYSIITGIFQAISGLRTGG, encoded by the coding sequence ATGCCGAAATTTGCGTATGAGGCAGTGAAGACGACAGGCGAGCGGATCGCGGGGGAGTTTGAAGTGGCGAGCAAGGCGGAGGCTTACAAGCGGCTGGACCGCGAAAAGTTGCAGCCGATTTCGTTGAAACAACTGGGCGCAGTCGAATCTAACTCCGATGGAAAAAAAACGGCTGGAGTTGCAGTTGAATCGAGCGGCCCGATCCGGTTGTCGCGCAAGCAGATCATTATTTTCACCGAGGAAATGGGCGATCTGCTCGAGGCCGGACTCCAGTTGGAACCAGCCCTGCGTATCATGGAAGAGCGCGAGGAAGCGTCGTCGATCAAGCGCGTGACGGCCTCGCTGCGGCAGCAGGTGCGCGACGGCGTCAGCTTTTCCACGGCTCTGCGCAACTCGTCTGCAAGCTTTGGCGACTTGTATTGCAATCTGGTTTCCGCAGGAGAATTGAGCGGCGCGCTCCCGCAAATCCTTCGACGCCAGAGTCAGTATCTCATCGCGATGGACGAGCTCCAGTCGCGTGTGGTGCAGGCGCTGATTTATCCGGCGTTTATCTTTCTGGCGGGCATCGCGCTGCTCTTCGTATTCATGACGGTGCTCGTGCCGCAGCTCACGGTGTTGTTTAAGAAAACGGATCGCGGGCTGCCGCTGGTCACGAGCCTCTTGATCGCGGTGAGCGATTTTTTTGTGCATTACTGGTGGGCGATGCTGATCGTGATGGCGGCCGGCATTTACGGGTTTCTGCACTACATCCAGCGCGATGAGGGCAAGCTATGGTGGCATCGCGCGCAGCTCCGCATGCCGCTCGTCGGTAACGTGCTGACCTCGCGATATTACACGCAGTTTTCCCAGACGATGGCCAATCTCCTCGGCAACGGCGTGCCGCTTCTGAGTGCGCTCAAACTCATGAACGCCGCCACGGGAAACGTCTTCCTGCGCGGCCTCATGACGCGCGTCGTGGACATCGTGGGCGAGGGCGGTTCGCTGACCCGCGCGATGAAGCGCGTGGGAGGATTTCCCCCGCTCTTCCTCGACATGGTGGCCGTCGGCGAGCAAACCGGCGACATGGCGTCGTCCCTCGAAAAAGCGGGCAATCGCTACGACAAGGAGTTGACCAAAAAGATACAGCGCCTGACCGCGCTCATCCAGCCCGTGGTTATTTTTGTGATGGCGATCCTCGTCGGCGTGGTGGCTTACAGCATTATCACCGGCATCTTCCAAGCCATCTCGGGACTGCGCACCGGGGGCTAG
- a CDS encoding tetratricopeptide repeat protein: MRAHLLTVLLLAAPTLSWAQSDFRLSTANMPKLEDALIPLPPPLGDTMVRESLDMSRTPKPKPEEVLKQAVNALKTRQFAEALPQLEYLQALQPTKGAQVTDPDLLILRGCIYAESGHQEPAEKIFKKTVLISPSHPWARLNLAESQLAQKKYADAENTLSILALSRPESEVVRFKLILALALQKKFPSAEQELQYLEEHANTPAYYFAKAAIAFSRGDAVHGQDLVEQAKRNYAEAQTGYFYNSLVAQSWLPKQP, from the coding sequence GTGCGCGCCCACCTCCTTACCGTTCTGCTTCTCGCCGCCCCGACCTTGAGTTGGGCGCAATCCGATTTCCGGCTTTCCACCGCGAACATGCCGAAACTGGAGGACGCGCTCATCCCATTGCCGCCGCCGTTGGGCGACACGATGGTCCGCGAATCGCTCGATATGTCTCGCACTCCCAAGCCGAAGCCCGAGGAGGTGCTCAAGCAGGCGGTGAATGCGTTGAAGACCCGGCAATTTGCCGAAGCGCTCCCGCAGTTGGAGTATCTGCAAGCTTTGCAGCCGACCAAAGGCGCGCAGGTGACCGACCCGGATTTGCTGATTCTGCGCGGCTGCATTTACGCCGAATCCGGCCACCAGGAACCGGCGGAAAAAATCTTCAAAAAAACCGTCCTCATCTCCCCGTCGCATCCGTGGGCGCGGCTGAACCTGGCCGAGTCGCAGCTTGCGCAAAAGAAATATGCCGACGCCGAAAACACCCTCTCGATCCTCGCCCTGTCGCGCCCCGAGAGCGAAGTCGTGCGCTTCAAATTAATCCTCGCGCTGGCTTTGCAGAAAAAATTTCCCTCTGCGGAACAGGAATTGCAATACCTCGAGGAGCATGCGAACACGCCCGCCTACTATTTTGCCAAAGCCGCCATCGCGTTCTCGCGCGGCGACGCGGTGCACGGGCAGGACTTGGTTGAACAGGCAAAAAGAAATTATGCTGAGGCGCAGACGGGATATTTCTACAATAGCCTCGTTGCCCAAAGCTGGCTCCCGAAGCAGCCGTGA
- the truA gene encoding tRNA pseudouridine(38-40) synthase TruA: MELQRVQILVAYDGTPFDGWQSQRSGNAIQDHLERAAAKIVGQKTAVHGAGRTDAGVHALAQSAHLDLPFHSVPLEQWALALNAHLPWEIRVREVRPKPAEWHARFSAKSKSYRYRIFNADWMNPLELKRAWHVPKHLDLDLMRAAAAMLVGRHDFRAFCANRGWKETSTVREIWKISLRRAGPLITLDFFGEGFLYKMVRMLAANIVRVGQGKSDLVELERFLRDPSSIKSSLSAPAAGLYLMKVGY; the protein is encoded by the coding sequence ATGGAACTTCAACGTGTGCAAATCCTGGTCGCCTACGACGGCACGCCGTTTGACGGCTGGCAGTCGCAGCGTTCGGGCAACGCCATTCAGGATCATCTGGAGCGCGCAGCGGCGAAGATCGTCGGGCAGAAAACGGCGGTGCATGGCGCGGGGCGCACGGACGCGGGGGTTCACGCACTGGCGCAGTCGGCGCACCTCGATCTGCCGTTTCACAGCGTGCCGCTGGAGCAATGGGCGCTGGCCCTGAACGCGCATCTGCCGTGGGAAATACGGGTGCGCGAAGTGCGGCCGAAACCAGCAGAATGGCACGCGCGTTTCTCCGCGAAATCGAAGTCGTATCGCTACCGGATTTTTAACGCCGACTGGATGAATCCATTAGAACTTAAACGCGCCTGGCACGTGCCGAAGCACCTCGACCTCGACCTCATGCGCGCCGCCGCCGCGATGCTGGTGGGCCGCCACGATTTTCGGGCGTTCTGCGCGAACCGAGGCTGGAAGGAAACCTCGACAGTCCGCGAGATCTGGAAGATTTCCCTACGCCGGGCGGGGCCGCTGATCACGCTGGATTTCTTCGGCGAAGGCTTTCTCTACAAGATGGTGCGGATGCTCGCGGCGAACATCGTGCGCGTCGGCCAGGGGAAATCGGACCTGGTCGAGTTGGAGCGTTTTCTGCGCGATCCGAGTTCGATTAAATCCAGCCTGTCGGCTCCGGCCGCGGGGTTGTATTTGATGAAGGTCGGCTATTGA
- a CDS encoding sigma 54-interacting transcriptional regulator, giving the protein MSDSRFDPNYAVQMLLDAANELSLEKLLHKFATRAVARPDVAFTQIWIIDKADACLHLAVAAGSTPPGLSEPVNPIPVGTGIFGKVAATGQRTARRKSDSDWKQSADPAWLKRERIEAFAVVPIAFKDEVMGVIAGFLRHDLLPESLPYGEMFGNYLGAAIANARAFEEIQRLKAQLELHNAYLQEEVSEARAFGDLIGQSNALRQLVSQIDLVAPTDASVLIQGETGTGKELVAREIHRRSARSDKPLVRVNCASIPKELFESEFFGHVRGSFTGAIKDRAGRFETAEGGTLFLDEIGEVPLEMQSKLLRVLQEKRYERVGEDRTRTANVRIVAATNRDLKQSVAAGRFREDLYYRLHVFPIQVIPLRERKDDVPLLAQHFVELSSKDLKCAKPRLTRAGVVKLQSYDWPGNVRELRNVIERAAILARGGSLDFDLPLQTPAPASPTVDSRFDAVTGGVEEPGFFTEAELQIRERDNLLCILTKTNWRIKGPEGAAELLGIKPTTLLSRINKWELKKPTTL; this is encoded by the coding sequence ATGAGCGATAGTCGCTTTGATCCCAACTATGCGGTGCAGATGCTCCTCGACGCTGCGAACGAGTTGTCGCTCGAAAAGCTACTGCATAAATTCGCCACCAGAGCCGTAGCTCGTCCTGACGTGGCCTTCACCCAAATCTGGATCATCGATAAGGCCGATGCTTGCCTGCACCTGGCCGTGGCCGCAGGCAGCACTCCTCCGGGACTCAGCGAACCGGTGAATCCCATCCCGGTCGGGACAGGTATTTTTGGTAAAGTTGCCGCGACTGGGCAACGAACCGCACGCCGCAAGTCCGACTCGGATTGGAAACAATCGGCCGATCCGGCGTGGCTTAAGCGGGAGAGAATCGAAGCGTTCGCCGTTGTTCCGATTGCATTCAAGGACGAGGTCATGGGAGTGATAGCTGGATTCTTGCGTCACGATCTGCTGCCGGAGTCGCTTCCTTACGGCGAGATGTTTGGTAACTACCTCGGCGCTGCGATCGCTAATGCCCGTGCCTTTGAAGAAATCCAGCGGCTTAAAGCACAACTGGAACTGCACAATGCCTACTTGCAGGAAGAGGTGAGCGAAGCCCGGGCGTTCGGCGATCTGATTGGTCAAAGCAACGCGTTGCGCCAGCTCGTCAGTCAGATCGATCTCGTCGCGCCCACGGACGCCTCCGTGCTGATTCAGGGCGAAACCGGCACGGGCAAAGAGCTGGTCGCGCGCGAAATCCACCGGCGCAGTGCGCGCAGCGACAAGCCCTTGGTCAGGGTGAACTGCGCCTCCATTCCGAAAGAGCTATTCGAGAGCGAATTTTTCGGACACGTCCGCGGCTCATTCACCGGCGCAATCAAGGACCGCGCGGGTCGTTTTGAAACGGCCGAGGGCGGCACGCTCTTTCTCGATGAGATTGGCGAAGTGCCTTTGGAGATGCAGAGCAAACTTCTGCGCGTCCTCCAGGAGAAACGCTACGAGCGCGTCGGCGAAGATCGCACTCGCACCGCCAATGTCCGCATTGTCGCCGCCACCAATCGAGATTTAAAACAGAGTGTAGCCGCCGGTCGTTTTCGCGAAGACCTTTACTACCGGCTGCACGTTTTTCCGATCCAAGTGATTCCCCTGCGGGAGAGAAAAGACGACGTTCCACTCCTCGCACAGCATTTCGTCGAACTCTCATCGAAGGATTTGAAATGCGCGAAGCCCCGGCTCACCCGGGCAGGAGTGGTAAAGCTCCAAAGCTATGACTGGCCCGGCAACGTGCGCGAGTTGCGGAACGTCATCGAGCGCGCCGCTATTTTGGCTCGCGGTGGCAGTCTGGACTTCGACCTGCCGCTCCAGACCCCAGCGCCTGCTTCGCCAACAGTGGATTCACGTTTCGATGCGGTCACCGGCGGAGTGGAGGAACCCGGGTTCTTCACGGAGGCGGAACTCCAAATCCGCGAGCGCGACAACCTCCTGTGCATCCTGACCAAGACGAACTGGAGGATCAAAGGCCCCGAGGGCGCCGCAGAGCTTCTTGGGATCAAACCTACGACACTTCTCTCGCGCATCAACAAGTGGGAACTAAAGAAGCCGACGACTTTGTAA
- a CDS encoding thioredoxin domain-containing protein, whose protein sequence is MNPTHNNLYLKFVSEVLQAKGIVLVAFWAPWSKPCQVMDPILLEVAQTCAGKIEVVKVNADDNPDLSLWLGVQHIPTLLHFEAGSLRDRLVGTASKEAILNLLSVDSEAGHRSATPSEGETI, encoded by the coding sequence ATGAACCCGACTCACAACAACTTATATTTAAAATTCGTCAGCGAGGTTTTGCAGGCCAAAGGAATTGTTCTGGTCGCGTTCTGGGCACCTTGGAGCAAACCCTGCCAAGTCATGGATCCAATACTGCTGGAAGTCGCACAGACTTGTGCCGGCAAAATCGAGGTCGTGAAGGTGAATGCCGACGACAACCCAGATCTAAGCCTGTGGCTCGGAGTGCAACACATTCCGACTTTGCTCCATTTCGAGGCAGGGAGCTTGCGTGATCGCCTGGTCGGCACAGCCAGCAAGGAAGCGATCCTAAACCTTCTGTCGGTCGACAGCGAAGCCGGGCATAGAAGCGCCACTCCAAGCGAAGGAGAAACTATATGA
- a CDS encoding TolC family protein — protein MSTGNVHLLRVHGARIGLLTIALASQVLLFPAGLVWAASEELSELTRPLSKVEALNLALDKNGTIREARKEVEAAAGIAIQTRAILFPKLLSGATYAARQDSLIEANRDRTISPVQVDVPAIPALGLAEKTLSIGGGETPKINNQAWGADIRIVQSIYEGGRMLSAARTARLIREQALLVYQSIVSDTLLSVANAYDDALGRSKQVEVREQQVNFLTKYRDDTRKRFEAGTLPEFDLIRQEVEVANGTALLVQAQGSYRIAKQKLVELLGYDLPTDTTDNLPLNLTTPLVASSYPHDLSAALAMAITNRTELAALDKEEHLRDEAIISARAGAKPSVQAFAGYEVISRTVTRNAGDYVNGGLAGVQMSWPIFDGFLTKGRVDEAKARRSKAAEAKAETTRVVELQVRSAWSELRTAESVLTAQTENIKKAVRALELAGSRYNVGAGTQIDVLNAQTALTDARGSYVDGLRNYSVACATLMRATGEDLKD, from the coding sequence ATGAGCACTGGAAACGTCCATCTTCTCCGTGTTCATGGTGCGCGAATCGGGCTGCTCACTATTGCTCTGGCTTCCCAGGTTCTACTCTTTCCGGCCGGTCTTGTCTGGGCGGCTAGCGAAGAGCTGTCCGAGCTAACACGTCCACTTTCCAAAGTCGAAGCTCTCAATCTGGCGCTGGATAAGAATGGCACGATTCGCGAAGCTCGAAAGGAAGTCGAAGCCGCAGCGGGAATAGCCATCCAAACACGCGCGATCCTTTTTCCCAAGCTTCTCAGTGGAGCGACTTATGCAGCGCGACAAGACTCGCTGATCGAAGCCAACCGCGACCGCACGATCTCGCCAGTGCAAGTGGATGTTCCGGCGATTCCCGCGCTCGGACTTGCTGAAAAAACACTTTCCATCGGCGGCGGAGAAACTCCGAAAATCAACAACCAGGCGTGGGGTGCGGACATTCGGATTGTGCAGTCTATCTATGAAGGAGGACGAATGCTTTCCGCCGCGCGAACTGCGCGCTTGATCCGCGAACAGGCGTTGCTCGTCTATCAAAGCATTGTCTCGGATACGTTACTCAGCGTTGCCAATGCCTACGACGACGCGCTCGGTCGCTCCAAACAAGTCGAAGTGCGTGAGCAGCAGGTCAACTTTCTTACCAAGTATCGCGATGACACCAGGAAGCGGTTCGAGGCGGGAACGCTGCCTGAGTTTGATTTGATTCGGCAGGAGGTCGAAGTCGCAAACGGCACGGCTCTGCTCGTGCAGGCTCAGGGCAGCTATCGGATAGCTAAACAGAAGCTTGTCGAACTGCTCGGCTATGATCTCCCGACGGATACGACGGACAATCTTCCGCTTAACCTTACTACACCGCTGGTAGCCAGTTCTTATCCGCACGATCTTTCCGCCGCACTAGCTATGGCGATTACTAACAGGACGGAGCTTGCGGCATTGGATAAGGAAGAACACCTGCGCGACGAGGCTATCATCAGTGCCAGGGCCGGAGCAAAACCGAGCGTGCAAGCTTTCGCCGGATACGAGGTCATCAGCCGTACGGTGACGCGCAATGCCGGGGACTACGTGAACGGCGGCCTTGCCGGGGTGCAAATGTCCTGGCCGATTTTCGATGGCTTTCTAACCAAGGGCCGCGTGGACGAAGCCAAAGCTAGACGGAGCAAGGCTGCTGAAGCAAAGGCAGAGACTACCCGGGTCGTTGAACTACAAGTGCGTTCAGCATGGAGCGAACTGCGCACGGCCGAGTCTGTCCTAACTGCGCAAACCGAGAACATCAAGAAGGCGGTGCGCGCACTCGAGTTGGCTGGCTCTCGTTACAACGTGGGGGCAGGCACGCAGATCGACGTGCTGAACGCGCAGACCGCTCTCACCGACGCCCGCGGCTCTTATGTCGATGGCCTGCGCAACTACTCGGTCGCGTGTGCCACTCTTATGCGGGCTACCGGCGAAGACCTTAAAGATTGA
- a CDS encoding efflux RND transporter periplasmic adaptor subunit gives MKIQNYIYPRPLVLGRLAIPMALALLAMSACKKKAEAPPVIRPVRSIVVEKREVGDPIVVTGHLRARDEVNLAFRIAGRIIQRKVDVGDRVQAGQIVALLDPEVERNARNSAQADLAAARAALDQSEAFERRQKKLLSDRVISPNEYDIALRQLKTTQAQLDATQARLKSAEEQLSYTELKSDAAGVITQKGAEVGEVVPAGAMVLKVAQQSGRDAVFDMPAQAIRDGLSLGEQVEIWLADNPEIKVAGKLREISPQADPVTRNYQVKVELDDPPSGMFLGATVLGRIKLKAESQIEVPSSALTMIEGKPAIWIVDVRGQGVHRREVAVVRYTPAAVLVKDGLTSGERVVTAGVQTLHEGQIVKLLGGH, from the coding sequence ATGAAGATACAAAATTATATTTACCCAAGACCCTTAGTTCTGGGACGCCTTGCCATTCCGATGGCCCTCGCACTACTAGCCATGAGCGCGTGCAAGAAGAAAGCCGAGGCACCGCCGGTGATCCGACCGGTCCGCTCGATCGTGGTTGAAAAGCGTGAAGTTGGAGATCCCATTGTCGTCACCGGCCATCTGCGCGCACGCGACGAGGTCAATCTTGCCTTCCGGATTGCCGGGAGGATTATTCAAAGAAAAGTGGATGTCGGTGATAGGGTCCAAGCCGGGCAGATAGTGGCGCTGTTGGATCCAGAAGTAGAACGAAATGCCCGGAACTCCGCGCAAGCAGACCTGGCTGCGGCGCGAGCCGCTCTTGACCAATCGGAAGCATTTGAAAGGCGTCAAAAGAAGTTACTTAGCGATCGGGTAATATCCCCAAATGAATACGATATCGCCTTGCGCCAACTCAAGACGACGCAAGCGCAGTTGGATGCGACGCAGGCCCGACTCAAATCCGCCGAAGAACAGTTGAGTTACACTGAACTCAAATCCGATGCCGCAGGCGTGATCACGCAGAAGGGGGCCGAGGTGGGCGAAGTCGTGCCGGCGGGGGCGATGGTCTTGAAGGTGGCGCAGCAAAGCGGCCGCGATGCCGTTTTCGACATGCCTGCCCAAGCTATTCGCGACGGCTTGTCGTTAGGTGAGCAAGTTGAGATTTGGCTCGCGGACAATCCCGAGATCAAGGTAGCCGGGAAGCTCCGCGAAATATCGCCGCAGGCCGATCCGGTCACCCGCAACTATCAGGTCAAAGTCGAACTCGACGATCCGCCGTCGGGAATGTTTCTAGGCGCGACAGTTCTTGGGCGTATCAAGCTGAAAGCAGAGTCGCAGATCGAAGTTCCTTCTTCGGCGCTGACGATGATTGAAGGAAAGCCCGCGATCTGGATTGTAGATGTTAGGGGTCAGGGCGTGCATCGGCGCGAGGTCGCTGTCGTGCGCTATACGCCGGCCGCGGTCCTCGTGAAGGACGGACTTACATCTGGCGAAAGGGTAGTTACAGCCGGAGTGCAGACGCTCCATGAAGGTCAAATCGTAAAACTGTTAGGAGGACACTAA